The following are encoded together in the Pedobacter steynii genome:
- a CDS encoding arsenate reductase, with product MIIYGIPNCNTVKKARTWLAENKFNPEFRDFKKNGITAEKLNEWCDTFGWEKVLNRKGTTWKKLSKEQQDGVSDQESAVQLLLQYTSAIKRPVVELNQKALLIGFDEGSYETLLK from the coding sequence ATGATTATATACGGAATACCAAATTGCAATACAGTAAAAAAGGCCAGAACATGGTTAGCTGAAAATAAATTTAATCCAGAGTTCCGCGATTTCAAAAAAAACGGTATTACCGCAGAGAAGCTAAATGAGTGGTGCGATACTTTTGGTTGGGAGAAAGTACTGAATAGAAAAGGAACAACATGGAAGAAGCTTAGTAAGGAACAACAGGATGGCGTTAGCGATCAGGAATCGGCAGTTCAGCTGTTGTTGCAATATACCAGTGCGATTAAAAGACCGGTTGTTGAGCTCAATCAGAAAGCATTGCTTATCGGCTTTGATGAAGGTAGCTACGAAACCCTGTTAAAGTAA